Part of the Nicotiana sylvestris chromosome 2, ASM39365v2, whole genome shotgun sequence genome, CAAACTATAAAGCTAACCCCAATTTAACTCTAGTTAACTGCAGAAGTCTGCACGAAATTAAATTCTTTTGATATcgaacaaaataatttttttataaagaTTTAACTTCTATACACTATATTAtgggaaaaaattattttattagtGTGATTTAACATGTTATAATACAttatctattttattttttcagataATTAGTTTCATTTTTATGACCTTATTATGTAAAAAATTTTAGTATACATCAGTGGATAAGTACTTATGCTTCTTTTACAATACAAATTATTTACTCTATAGGTTTAAGTTATATGTACCAACAATATGCAACATACCTATCCAATCGAATTTTTACAATTAGTTTAACTTGATAACTTGATGAATTAACGTGGTATAATAGGTAAAGCTTGTTATAAAACCTTAAATTTAGATCTATTATTTAAAGTCATCTACATAACTACCCATAATATGTGTGAATTGATTTTGTGAAAAGGAGATAATGTAAGTAATTTTACATTAACAGTATGATTTAATTATTTAGAGAAGATTACTTGTTTAGATGTCAACCCATAGGTATTAAATATAACGTGTAATTTTTTATAAGCAACACAAAACACAGAGAGTTGTCTAAAaagaataacaaaaaaaaaggtgAAAAACTTGAAGCCGACTCTCTCTCTCACCTCTTGTGTTTATATATAGACACACTTCATTCTCTTTTTCCTTGCCTATACTCTTATATCTTCTCCCCTCTTTCTACCCAAGTTTCTGTTTCTTGGTGCAAAAGTATAGGTACCCTTTGTCTCCTCCTTCTCATCTTTATTCATGCCCTGGTAACCATTAATATAAAAGCTACATCTTTTTATTGTATATCCAAACAAGATAACAGCAAAATACGAAGAATGAGTTGCAATGGTTGTCGAGTCCTTCGAAAAGGATGCAGTGAGAACTGTATTCTTCGGCCATGTTTGCAATGGATCGAAACCGCTGAAGCCCAAGGCCACGCCACCGTCTTTGTCGCTAAGTTTTTTGGCCGTGCTGGACTCATGTCCTTCATTTCCGCTGTCCCTGAAAACCAACGACCTTGTATGTATTTATTAACCTAGTTTTCTACAACTCTCTTGTTCATTAATTTCCTGAATATTTATTTGCTTATAAACTGAGATTTCGTTTGTGTATTTACAGCTTTATTTCAGTCGTTGTTATACGAAGCTGCTGGGAGAACAGTGAACCCAGTGAACGGAGCCGTAGGGTTATTATGGACAGGCAATTGGCACGTTTGTCAAGCGGCGGTGGAAACAGTCCTCCGCGGCGGCGCGTTGCGCCCGATCCCCGATTTTCTCAGTGCTTCACTAGATATTGATGAGGCGTCTGAATGCACCGATGTATTTAAGGTCGAACATCCTAGTCAAAACAATATGCAACCGAAGATGCACAAACGACGCCGTTTCCCGGAGGAAGCTTCAAAAGTGTTACAGTTGGCGGATCTTGATCTCAGTTTAACACCAGGTTTTAAGAGTCAGAAGGTTTTTAGCCACCCTTTGCCGGAGAACCGGCGACCGGGAACGCCGTCGATGAATTCAGAGGAATCTGGAACCACTACGTGTTTTGAAAGTGGTACTGTTATTGGAAATCATCAAGGAAATGAACCGAAATTACTCAGCTTGTTCAATTAGGTTGCTGTAGTTATTGTTATTAGCCTTAATCTTTTGTTAATTTTTttcctgttttttttttctatggGGGAAGGATTTTTCCCGGAAGTAAATTCCAGGAGAGTTTTTGTTAATCATTGGCACAGGATTTCCCTTCTTTCAAGCTTCTTTATTACGAACTGTTGAAAGGAGGGGAAAGTGAAAGTTTGCCAGTGAGTCCTTCCTtaatcattctttttttttttttttttttttttttacattttcgTGTTACATAACGAGTCTAATGAATGTTGGACATGAATAAATTGATTGTTTATCTTTCTTTACTTGCTTTACATTGTTCTAAACTGTAATCTTTGGATGATCCGACTCTATATACATGtgaacactatatatatatatatatatatatgctctcgTAATTGAGAACTCATGACATTTAATCTTAGATCTACTACTATTGGTACGTGATAATCTCACTAAGAGAAGATAAAAGAATATACACCAGCTTATGAACATGTTAATTAATCAAAGGAGATGAGTAATTAAGGTGAAAGGTCAAGATACATGATTTTTATGGTTTAGAGGTTAGCAAAAGTCCCAGATTAGATAAGATTTTGGACTTGGATAACATTTCGTCGCCATCATACTCTTAAGAAACTTGGAAGCTATCTAGTGCTTCATTCATCATTAAACTAATACTAAAATTGTTTTGTTTTATATAAAAATACAGATGACAAGGTAAAAGGTTGTAATACTTTGATCATTCTAAGGAATTTTACGAGAATAAAAAGAGGTAGCTTCCTTTGTGGTTGGGAGCTCCAAGTTGGTAGGGGGAAGTAGTCAACAAAATTGACTTGGCCACGTAAATGTAAAGTAGAGAACGTGGAAACAAGGTCATacacagtttttttttttttttttcattgggTGGAATCCATAGTTATCCAAAGTTGAGGTAAGCAAATATTAATGGAGTTATTATTGTAAACAAAAAGGGTCAACAAGTGGGTATGTTTTTGTGGGGCGTGAAAACCTGGAAAATAGGGGTTGGATTTTGAGAATCAGCGAGAGGCGGCTTTTGGAGAGCGTTAAGAGGCATAGTACAAGTACTACtgctattttatttttatttttattttttttgctaaTAAGTAGTAGTACTGCTACTACTTACGTAAGATTGTGAAAGAAGAATCAAATATATGTGTTCGTCTCAGTAATAAATAAGGAATGGAGCCCACCTTAAAAGTGGGACATGGTCCCGGGAAGAATGGAAGCAAGAAGTTTGCAGTTTCTCCGTCTTTTTCAGCCAATTAAAATGAAGGCCTACGGTCCATGTCAGCCTCGAGTTGGCATTGTCcccttctttttcttcctttgtctttaCTTCTTTTTAATTTACACTACACAAGTTTAGGTACGTGCATCTCCTTTTATCTCGTAAATTTGTATACTTATATCTTACACTTTTATGTTCACAAAATTTTGGGTTTATAAAATTATGAGATAAAAGAAATATCACACGACTAATATTAATTATATGAGgtataaaataaattttttccaCTAGACACAAAAACCtaagaattttagttttaaaatttatGATTGAAAATAAGCTACAAATGATCGTGTAGGTAAAAATAGGAGTAATTTATTAAGGGTAAGCTATAAATAATCCCTTCTAGAAGTTTTTCGTTCACAAGGATCAAATTCGAAATATTTGATTAAAACTATTTAAGGTGGCAAGaggaatttaattattttataatgaAAGTTTGGAAGGGAATTTATGAATATTTAGCTAGTCTATTATATATCTAAGAATTTTGTAAACACATAAAACGTTAGCGATATATTATACGTAGCCGTTCATTGAAAAGGAAGATTATAATATTAGAAAGGTGGAGGGGAAGGTTCATGAACCAGAAGACTTCCATAGTATTTCTTTAGTAGTAGTATCCTTTGTTACAAGTTACAAAGCAGCCTGCGCCTCGCCGCAGTTGCAAAAATCCAATGGCCCCACAAAGCCTAATTGTTGGCTACGTTTCCAATTCATGCTGCTCCTGGCATGATCGACATCTTTTACTTGTAACCCTCTAAAATTAATTAAGTAATAGTAGtataaattaaagcaacaaggtATAAAAGGAATCTAATCTCTAAATTAATTAATGCATAATCGACAGTTATGCATGGTAATCGCCATGTTTCAGGACTAACGCGAGTATTCTTCCTATTTAGTGGTTGACCAAGTCAGTTAGCTGCTAACCCTTTGTGTTTGTGCTTTTCATGTTAACATAGtacattaaatatttttaaattatctaCACAGAAAATGTACAATACATTATTAGTATAGTAATAAGtaatttatcttattttttaaggTACGTACTAATTCCGCTTTTTATTAATATCAGTCTATCACGATCTTTTACGTACGTAGTTGatttgatgtgaaaatttcttttatattgGAGTGTATAAAAAGTTAAAACtcaaattatatttatatggtTTGGAGCTTCACATGCTGCTTCCACCAAGCTATTCATGTCCTCATGAGTCATGACCGTTTGACCGTTTCCACCAGCCAAGTGTGAATTAACTCtataattctttttatttttagttcCCTTAATCCTCTTGGAAAAAGAACAAGTGAAGCAACCATGAATCAATCAATCAAAAAATCCTTAAAATTTGACTATCATTTTATGAATCGTTAAACTACTGCAAAAGTCCTCTTGTATATGAAGCTGCAATCTATCATGCGAAACTTAATTACAACACAGCAGTGACCAAGTAACTGTATAAGAATCCAAATAAATTAATAACTCCAAATTGAAGGCTGCAAAACATTGTTTCCAAAATGATACTGAAACTGAAATACAAAGATATTGCCATGGTAGGGGCGGATTGTGTTTCAAGCGCAAGAAACAAAGCCACATGGGAGTGAAAGAGGAATATGTGAAAAATTAGGTGGGGTGGGGGCAGGAATTAAATAGAGTACTAGTAGTAATATGATAAGTCATTATGTCCTTTTTTTTATGTATACGAATTTTTATCGATGagaataaattttaaaaatcaatGAAATTATTTGAATTCCTATATTATTTAAATAagcataaatttttaaaaaaatatgtagTAAGTTATACTTTAAACTGTCTTAAATTTCTTATAAATAATCGTACGATTTATTGCTAATCTAAATATATGAATTTGAGTATCGTGTATATAATTCACTTGTCGAATATTATAATTTGGTTTGTGATTTAATATGGTCATATATTACAATATGCGAATAAAAAATTAAAGTATATTGTAGTATTATTACTAtatatcattattatttttaaatgcCGGCATATCGTTTATTTAAAGATATTTTCTTACTTGTCCTAAGGTGCTTATACGTGTAGTTCACATTGTATTGTAAACTTCAATATTAAAAAATTTAAGGAATAAATGTATATTGCTTAAATATTAGTAATTTTTAGATAGTTCAAATATTCAACGATTTAAttcactaaaaaaaaaaaaaaaacttaaagagAACTCATGAGATCTCACCTTCCGGAGATTTGAATATCAActataagaagaagaagagaagttaACATTGATCCATTATAATCAGATGTTTCCAAAGGGACACTCACTGATGTTCAACAAAAGATACAATTACGCcatgaaaatttgaaagttaaagttATAAAAGTTTCCAACATGGAATTACAATGATGGAGAAACTCTAGTTTTAGTTAAGAATTTATTATACtaccaaacaaaaagaaaagaggagcTCAAATTTAATTTGAAGGAATTGTCCTAAATATAAGACAATTTTGAATTATAAGTATTACAATTTTATTCAATATAGGATTATAAGTTTAAAGTTCTAAATAGTAGGACTTTCTACATAGTAGTCAAAGATTTAAGAAGTAaaatataatttgattttaaagtcctaaatattagaaaataactaaaattacaattttatccaatGTGAGA contains:
- the LOC104247001 gene encoding LOB domain-containing protein 37, producing MSCNGCRVLRKGCSENCILRPCLQWIETAEAQGHATVFVAKFFGRAGLMSFISAVPENQRPSLFQSLLYEAAGRTVNPVNGAVGLLWTGNWHVCQAAVETVLRGGALRPIPDFLSASLDIDEASECTDVFKVEHPSQNNMQPKMHKRRRFPEEASKVLQLADLDLSLTPGFKSQKVFSHPLPENRRPGTPSMNSEESGTTTCFESGTVIGNHQGNEPKLLSLFN